The Arthrobacter sp. OAP107 DNA segment GATCAATCCGTTCCGACCCTCCTGGGGCGAGCCCTACAAGCAGCAGGCAGCCCGCGTGACCGAGGCCGTCCAGGAAGCCCGCGCGAAGGCCATCGAACTGGGCGGCGACGGCGCCGAGGCCGTCCTGGTCTGCCACCAGCTGCCCATCTGGGCCACCCGGCTCAGTGCCGAGGGCAAGCCGCTGTGGCACGATCCGCGGAAACGCGAGTGCACCCTGACCTCCCTCACCTCCCTGGTTTTCGGCGACGACGGCACCCTGCTGCGCGTGGAGTACAGCGAGCCCGCCGCCGCCCTTCTTCCCGGTGCCTCGAGCACCCCCGGAGCCTAAGTCATGACTGAAACACCCAAGAGTTCCCGCCGCAGCGTCCTTGCCGCCGGCGGCCTGGCCCTTACGGCGATCACGCTGGGCCTGTCCGCCTGTGCCCAGGAGGACGCCCTGGCCAAGCAGGCCAAGGCCGGGGACAACAAAAACTACGTGGCCGGCGACGGTTCGGTCACCGAATTCGCCGCGGCTGAGCGCAAGTCCGCCATCCAGATCCAGGGCACCCTGTTTGACGGGACCGCCGTGACGCCCAAGGACTTCCTGGGCAAGGTCACCGTGCTGAACTTCTGGTTCGCCGCCTGCGCACCCTGCCGGGTGGAGGCGCCGTCCCTCGAAGCACTGCACCAGGAGTTCAAGACCAAGGGCGTGCAGTTCTTCGGTGTGAACCTGCGCGATGAGAAGGCCACGGCTGACGCCTTCGACAAGACCTTCGGCCTCACGTACCAGAGCTTCGACGACAAGGACGGCAGCGTACTGCTGGCCGTCTCCGGCCTGGTGCCCCCG contains these protein-coding regions:
- a CDS encoding TlpA disulfide reductase family protein, which codes for MTETPKSSRRSVLAAGGLALTAITLGLSACAQEDALAKQAKAGDNKNYVAGDGSVTEFAAAERKSAIQIQGTLFDGTAVTPKDFLGKVTVLNFWFAACAPCRVEAPSLEALHQEFKTKGVQFFGVNLRDEKATADAFDKTFGLTYQSFDDKDGSVLLAVSGLVPPGAVPTTLVMDKQGRVASRVLGEIEKGTLKALIQSAVAE